In a single window of the Bacillus rossius redtenbacheri isolate Brsri chromosome 8, Brsri_v3, whole genome shotgun sequence genome:
- the LOC134534911 gene encoding uncharacterized protein LOC134534911 isoform X2, giving the protein MECFYDDNLFTVDAKTIRVVNLHLKFSVWCAKNKMETEFLQYLIADSSEPAIIATENISNTSYAEPEWVSVPEVCRKDMLHLYVDELGELACEKGTVDRAQVGTCVVEKEPKAESEQVECKQEVEDEECTYLELKTVPKEAYRQIHYGGADGYSYVKNGQSYVESYRDEFGFYVSSLPDSCKDPAIPLSEDTVLKSEVEQYCSFEGESGSDSQSSNVGLDLCDSLVEPQAMIENNVDNVSLMKLRLHRIISNSEKSIEQTTSKSEDRLNKSKVTTRPVNVRVDVPVRKMSCPLVSQIAATILDKWKNMRPLGVTGLGDLPKNPSTSRKAKLIGRPGPAGGARRAAGEGPGAERSPAKGTRAARALDRRRESQLALQQLQQMSKPAPKRRGRPASSPRTAP; this is encoded by the exons ATGGAATGTTTTTATGATGACAATTTATTTACTGTTGATGCTAAAACTATTCGTGTAGTAAACCTACATTTAAAATTTAGTGTTTGGTGTGCAAAGAATAAAATGGAAACCGAGTTTCTTCAATATCTGATTGCTGACAGCAGTGAACCAGCAATTATTGCAACTGAAAACATCTCAAACACGAGCTACGCGGAGCCTGAGTGGGTATCTGTGCCAGAAGTATGTCGTAAGGACATGCTTCACTTGTATGTGGATGAGCTTGGTGAGTTGGCTTGTGAGAAAGGAACTGTAGACAGAGCCCAGGTTGGGACCTGTGTTGTGGAGAAAGAACCAAAGGCTGAGTCTGAACAGGTTGAGTGCAAACAGGAAGTTGAGGATGAGGAATGTACGTACCTTGAATTGAAAACGGTACCTAAGGAAGCTTATCGTCAGATACACTATGGGGGAGCGGATGGTTATTCATACGTAAAAAATGGTCAGAGCTACGTGGAGTCATACAGGGATGAGTTTGGATTTTATGTGTCATCATTGCCAGACTCTTGCAAGGACCCAGCAATTCCTTTGTCTGAGGACACTGTATTGAAGTCTGAAGTCGAACAGTATTGCAGTTTTGAAGGTGAAAGTGGCAGTGATTCTCAAAGTAGTAATGTAGGCCTAGATTTGTGTGATTCTTTGGTGGAACCACAAGCTATGATAGAGAATAATGTAGACAATGTTTCATTGATGAAGTTACGTTTGCATCGTATAATTTCAAACTCTGAAAAGAGTATTGAACAGACTACCAGCAAATCAGAGGATAGACTTAACAAATCTAAAGTTACAACCAGGCCAGTGAATGTTAGAGTTGAT GTTCCAGTACGAAAGATGTCTTGTCCATTGGTGTCGCAAATAGCAGCGACTATTCTTGACAAGTGGAAAAATATGCGACCTTTGGGTGTGACAGGGCTAGGTGATCTTCCGAAAAACCCGTCAACCAGTAGAAAAGCCAAGTTAATCGGCAG GCCCGGCCCGGCCGGCGGGGCCAGGAGGGCGGCGGGGGAGGGGCCGGGGGCGGAGAGGAGCCCGGCCAAGGGGACGAGGGCGGCGCGGGCCCTGGACCGCCGGCGCGAGAGCCAGCTCGCCCTGCAGCAGCTGCAGCAGATGTCCAAGCCCGCGCCGAAGAGACGCGGCCGTCCCGCATCCTCCCCGCGCACTGCCCCCTGA
- the LOC134534911 gene encoding uncharacterized protein LOC134534911 isoform X1, which translates to MECFYDDNLFTVDAKTIRVVNLHLKFSVWCAKNKMETEFLQYLIADSSEPAIIATENISNTSYAEPEWVSVPEVCRKDMLHLYVDELGELACEKGTVDRAQVGTCVVEKEPKAESEQVECKQEVEDEECTYLELKTVPKEAYRQIHYGGADGYSYVKNGQSYVESYRDEFGFYVSSLPDSCKDPAIPLSEDTVLKSEVEQYCSFEGESGSDSQSSNVGLDLCDSLVEPQAMIENNVDNVSLMKLRLHRIISNSEKSIEQTTSKSEDRLNKSKVTTRPVNVRVDVPVRKMSCPLVSQIAATILDKWKNMRPLGVTGLGDLPKNPSTSRKAKLIGRLLVGRPGPAGGARRAAGEGPGAERSPAKGTRAARALDRRRESQLALQQLQQMSKPAPKRRGRPASSPRTAP; encoded by the exons ATGGAATGTTTTTATGATGACAATTTATTTACTGTTGATGCTAAAACTATTCGTGTAGTAAACCTACATTTAAAATTTAGTGTTTGGTGTGCAAAGAATAAAATGGAAACCGAGTTTCTTCAATATCTGATTGCTGACAGCAGTGAACCAGCAATTATTGCAACTGAAAACATCTCAAACACGAGCTACGCGGAGCCTGAGTGGGTATCTGTGCCAGAAGTATGTCGTAAGGACATGCTTCACTTGTATGTGGATGAGCTTGGTGAGTTGGCTTGTGAGAAAGGAACTGTAGACAGAGCCCAGGTTGGGACCTGTGTTGTGGAGAAAGAACCAAAGGCTGAGTCTGAACAGGTTGAGTGCAAACAGGAAGTTGAGGATGAGGAATGTACGTACCTTGAATTGAAAACGGTACCTAAGGAAGCTTATCGTCAGATACACTATGGGGGAGCGGATGGTTATTCATACGTAAAAAATGGTCAGAGCTACGTGGAGTCATACAGGGATGAGTTTGGATTTTATGTGTCATCATTGCCAGACTCTTGCAAGGACCCAGCAATTCCTTTGTCTGAGGACACTGTATTGAAGTCTGAAGTCGAACAGTATTGCAGTTTTGAAGGTGAAAGTGGCAGTGATTCTCAAAGTAGTAATGTAGGCCTAGATTTGTGTGATTCTTTGGTGGAACCACAAGCTATGATAGAGAATAATGTAGACAATGTTTCATTGATGAAGTTACGTTTGCATCGTATAATTTCAAACTCTGAAAAGAGTATTGAACAGACTACCAGCAAATCAGAGGATAGACTTAACAAATCTAAAGTTACAACCAGGCCAGTGAATGTTAGAGTTGAT GTTCCAGTACGAAAGATGTCTTGTCCATTGGTGTCGCAAATAGCAGCGACTATTCTTGACAAGTGGAAAAATATGCGACCTTTGGGTGTGACAGGGCTAGGTGATCTTCCGAAAAACCCGTCAACCAGTAGAAAAGCCAAGTTAATCGGCAG GTTGCTTGTTGGCAGGCCCGGCCCGGCCGGCGGGGCCAGGAGGGCGGCGGGGGAGGGGCCGGGGGCGGAGAGGAGCCCGGCCAAGGGGACGAGGGCGGCGCGGGCCCTGGACCGCCGGCGCGAGAGCCAGCTCGCCCTGCAGCAGCTGCAGCAGATGTCCAAGCCCGCGCCGAAGAGACGCGGCCGTCCCGCATCCTCCCCGCGCACTGCCCCCTGA
- the LOC134534911 gene encoding uncharacterized protein LOC134534911 isoform X3, with translation MWMSLVPVRKMSCPLVSQIAATILDKWKNMRPLGVTGLGDLPKNPSTSRKAKLIGRLLVGRPGPAGGARRAAGEGPGAERSPAKGTRAARALDRRRESQLALQQLQQMSKPAPKRRGRPASSPRTAP, from the exons ATGTGGATGAGCTTG GTTCCAGTACGAAAGATGTCTTGTCCATTGGTGTCGCAAATAGCAGCGACTATTCTTGACAAGTGGAAAAATATGCGACCTTTGGGTGTGACAGGGCTAGGTGATCTTCCGAAAAACCCGTCAACCAGTAGAAAAGCCAAGTTAATCGGCAG GTTGCTTGTTGGCAGGCCCGGCCCGGCCGGCGGGGCCAGGAGGGCGGCGGGGGAGGGGCCGGGGGCGGAGAGGAGCCCGGCCAAGGGGACGAGGGCGGCGCGGGCCCTGGACCGCCGGCGCGAGAGCCAGCTCGCCCTGCAGCAGCTGCAGCAGATGTCCAAGCCCGCGCCGAAGAGACGCGGCCGTCCCGCATCCTCCCCGCGCACTGCCCCCTGA